In a single window of the Octopus sinensis linkage group LG1, ASM634580v1, whole genome shotgun sequence genome:
- the LOC115215406 gene encoding beta-1,3-galactosyltransferase 5-like, which produces MLLCRRKIYRTLSRFLVFLTFCLLFVQIHLSSRTKQVMKPAILSWFSWQDLQEFERKNMKNNTLDNNSTMNININKKNKDNSLVHGLSLRVNGGLQSKQNEILEVKNSLLGSSSLPLLSEELPYYTRHIINPSLLCAPDDFMIAYIHAAPENSKRRMAIRQTWGDKKVLGKLKIKLLFVMGVVNNRHVMDMVKVESARYNDILQTEFNDTYRNLNSKAMAALRWIATNCQNISYIMKTDDDILVDIFQVVKYLRYLQLYKYAREKFILCNVWDLMLIIRNKKSKWYVSPEEYPNKTYEVYCSGSAYILSSDMPVRLLKISLKIPRFWVDDVYVTGMLVNALGIKHTYYNSAYTFIVSDSLDEILKDNKRKTAIYHIPHTETMYKLWNILNERMNHSGATRNILK; this is translated from the coding sequence ATGTTGCTGTGCCGACGCAAAATATACCGCACGTTGTCCAGATTTCTCGTCTTCCTGACCTTTTGTTTACTTTTCGTTCAAATTCACCTATCTTCTAGGACGAAACAAGTTATGAAACCGGCAATACTTTCATGGTTCTCGTGGCAGGATCTACAGGAGTTTgaaaggaaaaatatgaagaataatACACTAGATAACAATAGtacaatgaatataaatattaataagaaaaacaaagataatTCATTAGTACATGGTTTATCGCTAAGAGTCAATGGTGGTTTACagtcaaaacaaaatgaaattttggaAGTTAAAAATTCACTTTTGGGCAGCTCATCATTGCCGTTGTTGTCAGAAGAGCTGCCTTATTATACACGTCACATCATTAACCCTTCTTTACTCTGCGCCCCAGATGATTTTATGATTGCTTATATTCACGCAGCACCAGAGAACTCTAAGCGACGTATGGCAATACGGCAAACATGGGGCGACAAGAAAGTGTTGGGCAAACTTAAAATCAAGTTACTATTTGTGATGGGTGTCGTCAACAACCGTCATGTTATGGATATGGTCAAAGTAGAATCTGCCCGTTACAATGACATATTACAGACTGAATTCAACGACACATATCGGAACTTAAATTCCAAAGCAATGGCAGCGTTGCGCTGGATCGCAACAAACTGCCAAAATATCTCATATATAATGAAAACAGATGATGATATATTAGTCGACATTTTTCAAGTGGTAAAATATTTGAGATATCTACAACTGTACAAGTATGCTCGGGAAAAGTTTATATTGTGTAATGTATGGGATTTAATGTTAATCATCAGAAACAAAAAGAGTAAGTGGTATGTTTCACCTGAAGAATATCCTAATAAAACTTATGAAGTTTATTGCTCGGGTTCTGCTTATATCTTGAGCTCTGACATGCCTGTCCGGTTACtcaaaatttcgttaaaaattcCTCGTTTTTGGGTCGATGATGTTTATGTAACTGGTATGCTAGTCAATGCATTAGGTATAAAGCATACCTATTATAATTCGGCCTATACATTTATCGTTAGTGATTCATTGGATGAGATTTTGaaggacaacaaaagaaagactgCTATTTACCACATACCTCATACCGAAACTATGTACAAACTCTGGAACATATTAAATGAACGCATGAATCATTCCGGTGCAacgagaaatattttgaaataa